A single window of Actinoallomurus bryophytorum DNA harbors:
- a CDS encoding MCE family protein: protein MKRSFQERDPLRMGVLGIAFVILLMALSFNLTRFESGTKYAAAFTEASGLKPQEDVRIAGVKVGKVMKVGLEGDHVKVVFRVDDKVHFGTQSRAQIKIGTLLGAHYLEIRPSGARRQSPHSEIPTSRTTPAYDVVSALQDLSGQLQKINVPQLSKAFTTLTATLQGSSANVHGTLEGLQKISRAIASRDDSLSDLLGHTSNVTKLLADRSGDLSKLVSDGSLLLQEIDDRRAAVRSLLSGTVNLSEQITATVEENRATLNPALVQLHKVVGILNRNQNNLDRAVQVLGPYVTVSADATGSGRWFDGYLQNIIPLPVGVAPPSTTSPGSTTPRSTTPPSGGDTLPIFP from the coding sequence ATGAAACGGTCGTTCCAGGAGCGGGATCCTCTACGCATGGGCGTGCTCGGCATCGCCTTCGTGATCTTGCTAATGGCTCTCTCTTTCAATCTGACGCGCTTCGAGAGCGGGACGAAGTACGCGGCCGCCTTTACGGAGGCCAGCGGGCTGAAACCGCAGGAGGACGTGCGGATCGCGGGCGTGAAGGTCGGCAAGGTGATGAAAGTGGGGTTGGAGGGCGACCACGTGAAGGTCGTCTTCCGGGTCGACGACAAGGTGCATTTCGGTACGCAGTCGCGGGCGCAGATCAAGATCGGCACGCTTCTCGGCGCGCACTATCTGGAGATCCGGCCGAGTGGCGCGCGGCGGCAGTCGCCGCACTCGGAGATCCCGACCTCGCGCACGACACCCGCGTACGACGTGGTGTCCGCGCTCCAGGACCTCAGCGGGCAGTTGCAGAAGATCAACGTGCCGCAGTTGAGCAAGGCCTTCACCACGCTGACGGCCACGCTGCAGGGTTCCTCGGCCAACGTCCACGGGACGCTCGAGGGGTTGCAGAAGATCTCACGCGCGATCGCCTCGCGCGACGACTCGCTGAGCGACCTGCTCGGCCACACGAGCAACGTGACCAAGCTGCTCGCCGACCGCAGCGGCGACCTGTCGAAGCTGGTGTCCGATGGTTCGCTGCTCCTGCAGGAGATCGACGACCGGCGCGCGGCGGTACGCTCGCTGCTCTCCGGCACGGTGAACTTGTCCGAGCAGATCACCGCCACGGTCGAGGAGAACCGCGCCACGCTCAACCCGGCGCTGGTGCAGTTGCACAAGGTCGTCGGCATCCTCAACCGCAACCAGAACAACCTGGACCGGGCCGTACAGGTCCTCGGGCCCTATGTCACGGTCTCGGCGGACGCCACGGGCTCGGGTCGCTGGTTCGACGGCTACCTGCAGAACATCATCCCGCTGCCGGTCGGAGTCGCGCCGCCGTCCACGACGTCGCCGGGGTCCACGACCCCGCGGTCCACGACACCGCCGTCCGGCGGCGACACGCTGCCGATCTTCCCCTGA
- a CDS encoding MCE family protein, translating into MSAKRRATGRGTVRSVAPRALAMVLALSATVSGCTFKGVSSLPLPGGVNTGSNPYEVKMVFENVLDLVPQSECRVNDVPVGMVTKIDLVDWKAVVTCKLRDSVDLPANAVASISQTSLLGEKFVALSAPQGQTPQGKLTQGAEIPLDRTSRSTEVEEVLSAMSMLITGGGLEQISTITHELNAALQGHTVQLRDVLGRLNTFVGTLDRQKGQIVTTIDKVDQLAATLAKHNKTIADTIDSTGPAVKVLASQRKDLTKLLVNMDKLGTVATRIINRSQGDTVANLQSLQQILNNTNKASSVIPKILGGLFTFPFPQTVSQALKGDYGNLFVSLDLNVGDIAHNFLAGTPLEGVSKAADKLQGLLPPPRTSVPDTPLGVLPSLTSGGSQQNGGAGGTGGKGDTGGLGGILPPLGMGGPPGDDLGTLLSGGTA; encoded by the coding sequence ATGAGTGCGAAGCGGCGCGCCACCGGGCGAGGGACGGTGCGTTCCGTGGCGCCGCGGGCTCTCGCGATGGTGCTCGCGCTCAGCGCCACGGTGTCGGGGTGCACGTTCAAGGGCGTGTCGTCGCTGCCCCTGCCGGGCGGCGTGAACACCGGCTCGAACCCCTACGAAGTCAAGATGGTCTTCGAGAACGTCCTGGACCTCGTGCCGCAGTCCGAATGCCGCGTGAACGACGTCCCGGTCGGCATGGTCACCAAGATCGACCTGGTCGACTGGAAGGCCGTGGTGACCTGCAAGCTCCGCGACTCGGTCGACCTACCGGCCAACGCGGTCGCCTCCATCTCCCAGACCAGCCTCCTGGGTGAGAAGTTCGTCGCGCTCTCCGCCCCGCAGGGCCAGACGCCTCAGGGCAAGCTCACGCAGGGCGCCGAGATCCCGCTCGACCGCACCTCACGGAGCACCGAGGTCGAGGAGGTGCTGTCGGCGATGTCGATGCTCATCACCGGCGGCGGCCTGGAGCAGATCTCCACGATCACCCACGAACTCAACGCCGCCCTGCAGGGCCACACCGTGCAGCTGCGTGACGTGCTCGGCCGGCTCAACACCTTCGTCGGCACGCTCGACCGGCAGAAGGGCCAGATCGTCACCACCATCGACAAGGTCGACCAGCTGGCGGCCACGCTGGCCAAGCACAACAAGACGATCGCCGACACGATCGACAGCACCGGCCCGGCGGTGAAGGTCCTGGCCTCGCAGCGCAAGGACCTCACCAAGCTGCTCGTCAACATGGACAAGCTGGGCACGGTCGCGACCCGGATCATCAACCGGTCGCAGGGCGACACGGTGGCGAACCTCCAGTCGCTGCAGCAGATCCTGAACAACACCAACAAGGCCAGCAGCGTGATCCCCAAGATCCTTGGCGGCCTGTTCACCTTCCCGTTCCCGCAGACGGTCTCCCAGGCGCTCAAGGGCGACTACGGCAACCTGTTCGTCTCGCTCGACCTCAACGTGGGCGACATCGCGCACAACTTCCTGGCCGGTACGCCCCTCGAAGGGGTCTCCAAGGCCGCGGACAAGCTGCAGGGCCTGCTGCCCCCGCCGCGTACGAGCGTCCCGGACACGCCACTCGGCGTGCTGCCGTCGCTCACCTCCGGCGGGTCGCAGCAGAACGGCGGCGCGGGCGGGACCGGTGGCAAGGGTGACACCGGCGGGCTCGGCGGGATCCTGCCACCGCTCGGCATGGGCGGGCCGCCGGGCGACGATCTCGGCACACTGCTGAGCGGAGGCACCGCGTGA
- a CDS encoding MCE family protein, producing MIIKRGVKIQLLIFAVITVITMAYTAVNIIGIGKGVLDLRYRVYVDLADSGGIFSNAEVTYRGVTVGRVGPLHLTKDGIRVELRIDRGKKVPANGVQAYVLNRSGVGEQYIDLRPAGNGPSLKDGSTIPRDHTHLPVQTYELLHNVDALVRTVNPKDLGTVIDELDKGLSGTGPDLQSLLDSNKQILDALNDTYPETIQLLNNGRTVLDTQADIGPTFKQFSRDLASLTSELKHDDGDVRSVLNTTPGTLTQANDLFERLEPTLPTLLANGSVIGQVLTSRYPQLRQMLVTYPLIVGGAFTAAPGDGTVHFGVELNLNAPPVCTKGYESTRVRYPQDTRPASVNPKASCKLPKNSTSDVRGSRNAPPPDPYPALPAGATSGAGFPYERSYSGGSPDADQGSSGDAAKQASSKQSTGDAQTPSSGLQTLFITGYDPRTRVYVGPDGKRYRLGKVSQLTGDASWQTLLLSPIVG from the coding sequence GTGATCATCAAACGTGGAGTCAAGATCCAGCTGCTGATCTTCGCGGTCATCACGGTCATCACCATGGCCTACACCGCGGTCAACATCATCGGCATCGGCAAGGGCGTGCTCGACCTGCGCTACCGGGTCTACGTCGACCTCGCCGACTCCGGCGGCATCTTCAGCAACGCCGAGGTCACCTACCGCGGCGTCACGGTCGGCCGCGTCGGCCCACTGCACCTGACCAAGGACGGCATACGCGTCGAGCTGCGCATCGACCGGGGCAAGAAGGTGCCGGCCAACGGCGTACAGGCCTACGTCCTCAACCGCTCCGGCGTCGGCGAGCAGTACATCGACCTGCGTCCGGCGGGCAACGGGCCCTCGCTCAAGGACGGCTCGACCATCCCGCGCGACCACACCCACCTGCCGGTGCAGACGTACGAGCTGCTGCACAACGTCGACGCGCTCGTACGCACGGTCAACCCCAAGGACCTCGGGACGGTCATCGACGAGCTTGACAAGGGCCTGTCGGGCACCGGTCCTGACCTGCAGTCACTGCTCGACTCGAACAAGCAGATCCTGGACGCGCTGAACGACACGTACCCCGAGACGATCCAGCTGCTCAACAACGGGCGCACGGTGCTCGACACGCAGGCCGACATCGGCCCGACGTTCAAGCAGTTCTCGCGCGACCTGGCCTCGCTGACCAGCGAGCTCAAGCACGACGACGGCGACGTACGGTCGGTGCTGAACACCACGCCCGGCACGCTGACCCAGGCGAACGACCTGTTCGAACGCCTGGAGCCCACGCTGCCCACGCTGCTGGCCAACGGCTCGGTGATCGGGCAGGTGCTGACCTCGCGCTATCCCCAGCTCCGGCAGATGCTGGTGACCTATCCGCTGATCGTGGGCGGGGCGTTCACCGCGGCACCGGGCGATGGCACCGTGCACTTCGGCGTGGAGCTCAACCTCAACGCGCCGCCCGTCTGCACCAAGGGGTACGAGAGCACGCGGGTGCGTTATCCCCAGGACACGCGCCCGGCGAGCGTCAACCCGAAGGCCTCGTGCAAGCTGCCGAAGAACTCCACCTCCGACGTACGCGGCTCTCGCAACGCGCCGCCGCCGGACCCGTACCCGGCCCTGCCGGCCGGTGCCACCTCCGGTGCCGGGTTCCCGTACGAGCGCAGCTACTCCGGCGGATCGCCGGACGCCGACCAGGGGTCCTCCGGCGACGCGGCCAAGCAGGCATCGTCCAAGCAGTCCACAGGAGACGCCCAGACTCCATCGTCTGGACTTCAGACGCTATTCATCACCGGCTACGATCCCCGGACCCGCGTGTACGTGGGGCCCGACGGGAAGCGGTACCGGTTGGGCAAGGTCAGTCAACTGACGGGAGACGCTTCATGGCAGACGCTTCTGCTGAGTCCGATCGTCGGCTGA